In Juglans regia cultivar Chandler chromosome 13, Walnut 2.0, whole genome shotgun sequence, the following proteins share a genomic window:
- the LOC109002882 gene encoding nodulin-related protein 1, which yields MEYSDSHNKPNTTHQEHNLQKHRQASTSELISSAKLVAEAAKYSLSHETDKVDKGRVAGAAEDLLGAASHYGKLEEKSFGKYVEKAETYLHQYHSSHSSTTSTGSGHSATHNTHSAPHSSGHDDGHSGSGHDDGHSGSGGYGDYLKMAEGFLKKR from the coding sequence ATGGAGTATTCAGATTCCCACAACAAACCCAACACCACCCACCAAGAACACAACCTTCAGAAGCACCGCCAAGCATCCACCAGTGAGCTCATCTCCAGCGCCAAGCTGGTGGCGGAGGCCGCCAAATACTCTCTGAGCCACGAGACCGACAAGGTTGACAAGGGCAGGGTCGCTGGTGCCGCTGAAGACCTTCTAGGCGCTGCCTCTCACTACGGAAAATTGGAGGAAAAGAGCTTTGGCAAGTATGTGGAAAAGGCGGAGACTTATCTCCACCAGTACCACTCCTCCCATTCCTCCACCACTTCCACTGGTTCCGGCCACTCTGCCACCCACAACACACACTCAGCACCACATTCGAGTGGTCATGATGATGGCCATTCTGGGAGTGGTCATGATGATGGCCATTCTGGAAGTGGTGGGTATGGGGATTACCTCAAGATGGCTGAAGGTTTCTTGAAGAAACGTTGA